From a single bacterium genomic region:
- a CDS encoding transposase produces MQKRYSDEFKEAIMRKMMPPHPVSIPQLSRDTGVSDVTLYKWRKQYRNKGVAVPANNKKSDKWSAEDKLAVVIETASFNEIQLSEYCRQKGLYKEQVEQWKASALSGYKNSAQLNKVQTRNRREDKQKINKLERELKRKEKALAETAALLVLSKKWNAIWEESEGD; encoded by the coding sequence ATGCAAAAACGATATTCAGATGAATTCAAAGAAGCAATAATGAGAAAGATGATGCCACCTCATCCAGTATCCATTCCACAATTATCTAGAGACACCGGAGTTTCAGATGTTACACTCTACAAATGGAGAAAACAATATCGAAACAAAGGAGTGGCTGTGCCTGCTAATAACAAGAAATCAGATAAATGGTCTGCTGAAGATAAATTGGCTGTTGTCATAGAAACAGCATCATTCAATGAGATTCAACTCAGCGAATATTGTCGTCAGAAGGGCCTCTATAAAGAACAAGTCGAACAATGGAAAGCATCTGCACTGTCTGGCTATAAAAACAGCGCTCAGCTCAACAAAGTTCAAACACGTAACAGGCGTGAAGATAAACAGAAAATCAATAAACTTGAGCGTGAGCTAAAGCGTAAAGAAAAGGCTCTTGCAGAAACAGCAGCCCTGTTGGTGCTATCAAAAAAGTGGAATGCCATCTGGGAGGAAAGCGAGGGAGATTGA